One genomic region from Colletotrichum lupini chromosome 7, complete sequence encodes:
- a CDS encoding HET domain-containing protein — MRLLETETLTLHEFVEGHVPEYAILSHTWGEEEVLFKDLENGPSGKAGWIKIQSACRVAYKRGYDWIWIDTCCIDKASSSELSEAINSMFRWYKEAAICLAYLSDIVYCEPGTDECETTLAGSRWFTRGWTLQELLAPSSLDFYDRDWTLVGSRALFRGVIEKNTGIESIYLSRERGLASASVAERMSWASRRTTTRIEDIAYCLLGIFDVNMPLIYGEGIKAFQRLQEAIIRDNDDQSIFAWGNPHEGNVVKIPSPLDGWSLLASSPSDFTYSGDVIPIFHVTTSARVRIENSGITFMTPLLAETPSKWVNGPSSTAFLAPLLCRRRTDIFNTIALSLHSTKRPSPNLDHPDGMSYYRVSNQLFKFPMTAWVNERLCSAFIYLKASRRFRDIGDERGYAPNWGCAIRTLPQGFTLGTPYSSTWGQHTDGMQPDVLPITERLVGSYGLASPIVIPLHHYGYEATLALVLQYQYMSTATGYGGSVIFDKAPSWMVNRVVSIPLGSTIEEVAETVRIESEAWPAEYVRQISGANRRVKPASSKDLFDRSSLRTYTRFHVGVSTERVHGTLQIIDVEDSGGSNVSLEVDHNGIYTPVKGTT; from the coding sequence ATGCGTCTCCTCGAGACAGAAACGTTGACGCTTCACGAATTCGTCGAGGGCCACGTTCCCGAATACGCCATATTGTCGCATACGTGGGGGGAGGAGGAAGTTCTCTTCAAAGATCTCGAAAATGGTCCATCTGGCAAAGCCGGATGGATCAAGATCCAGTCTGCATGTCGTGTGGCCTACAAGCGGGGCTATGATTGGATCTGGATCGATACATGCTGCATCGATAAGGCCAGCAGCAGTGAGCTGTCTGAGGCTATCAACTCCATGTTCAGGTGGTACAAGGAGGCCGCTATCTGCCTCGCATACCTCTCCGATATAGTATACTGTGAGCCTGGGACCGACGAGTGTGAGACGACTCTGGCGGGGAGTCGGTGGTTCACCCGCGGCTGGACGCTCCAGGAGCTCCTTGCTCCGTCATCTCTCGACTTCTATGATCGAGACTGGACACTTGTAGGTTCAAGGGCCCTCTTCCGAGGCGTCATTGAGAAGAATACGGGAATTGAAAGTATTTACTTGTCGAGAGAGAGGGGTTTGGCTAGCGCGAGTGTCGCCGAGCGGATGAGTTGGGCATCACGAAGGACAACAACCCGAATTGAGGACATTGCATACTGTCTACTGGGAATCTTCGATGTCAACATGCCCCTCATCTACGGGGAAGGGATCAAGGCTTTCCagagactgcaagaggcaatCATTCGGGACAACGACGACCAGTCCATCTTCGCGTGGGGGAACCCGCATGAGGGGAATGTGGTCAAAATTCCGAGCCCCCTAGACGGCTGGTCACTCCTCGCGTCAAGTCCGTCAGATTTTACGTACTCCGGCGACGTGATTCCCATTTTCCATGTCACTACCAGTGCCCGAGTGCGCATCGAAAATTCAGGCATCACCTTTATGACGCCACTGCTCGCAGAGACACCTTCAAAGTGGGTGAACGGCCCCTCCTCGACTGCATTCTTGGCGCCTCTactctgccgccgccgcaccgACATTTTCAATACTATCGCACTTTCTTTACACAGTACCAAAAGGCCCTCACCTAACCTTGATCATCCAGACGGAATGTCGTACTACAGGGTCTCAAACCAGCTCTTCAAATTTCCAATGACCGCTTGGGTGAATGAGAGACTTTGTTCAGCATTCATCTACTTGAAAGCCTCGCGCAGGTTTCGGGATATCGGAGATGAGCGCGGTTATGCGCCGAACTGGGGATGTGCCATCCGGACGCTGCCCCAGGGTTTTACTCTCGGTACCCCGTACTCGTCGACATGGGGCCAACACACCGATGGAATGCAGCCCGACGTTTTACCAATAACCGAACGACTCGTCGGATCATATGGTCTTGCGTCTCCAATTGTGATCCCACTGCATCATTATGGTTACGAAGCAACACTCGCTCTTGTCTTACAGTACCAATACATGTCCACCGCGACCGGGTATGGTGGCTCTGTCATCTTCGATAAAGCGCCGTCGTGGATGGTGAACCGAGTGGTCAGTATACCGCTCGGATCTACAATTGAGGAAGTTGCGGAAACGGTACGGATTGAATCCGAGGCGTGGCCGGCGGAGTACGTGCGTCAGATTTCGGGCGCGAACAGGAGGGTAAAGCCGGCGAGTTCCAAAGACCTGTTTGATCGGAGTTCGTTGAGGACATACACCAGGTTCCACGTGGGAGTTTCGACTGAGCGAGTGCATGGAACTCTTCAGATCATCGATGTTGAGGACTCCGGGGGGAGTAACGTCTCTCTCGAGGTGGACCACAATGGAATTTACACTCCCGTGAAGGGTACAACATAG